The Methanocaldococcus sp. genome includes a window with the following:
- a CDS encoding argininosuccinate synthase: MEKIAVLAYSGGLDTSCCLKLLEDKYGYKVVSVCVDVGQPEEEIKEVEEKAKKLGVLKHYTIDAKEEFVKDYIYRAIKANAMYEGYPLSTALARPLIAHKVVEVALKENAEAVAHGCTGKGNDQFRFETTIRIKAPHLKIIAPIRDLNLTRQEEIEYAKEKGIPIPTESKKYSIDENLWGRSIEGSELENPNFIPPEEIYAWTKNPLEDKNEEIVEIEFKEGVPISINGEKLEPVELIKKANEIAGRHGVGRIDIIEDRIIGLKSRENYECPGAILLLTTHKALEQLVLTRDELRFKEIVDSLYGELIYKGLWFDPLREDLDAFIDKTQERVTGTVKVKLFGGSVRVVSRESPYALYSKELVSFDEKEIDQKELAGMVKYHGLQAMLYELVRLSR, from the coding sequence ATGGAAAAAATAGCAGTATTGGCATATTCAGGAGGATTAGACACAAGTTGCTGTTTAAAATTGTTAGAGGATAAGTATGGATATAAGGTTGTTTCTGTATGCGTAGATGTTGGACAGCCAGAAGAGGAAATAAAAGAAGTTGAAGAAAAGGCCAAAAAATTAGGGGTATTAAAACATTACACTATTGATGCAAAAGAAGAGTTTGTTAAAGATTATATATATAGGGCTATAAAGGCTAATGCAATGTATGAAGGTTATCCATTATCTACTGCCTTAGCAAGACCCTTAATTGCTCATAAGGTTGTAGAAGTTGCTTTAAAAGAAAATGCAGAAGCAGTAGCTCATGGATGCACAGGAAAGGGTAATGATCAATTTAGATTTGAAACTACTATAAGAATTAAAGCCCCTCATTTAAAAATTATTGCCCCTATAAGAGACTTAAACTTAACAAGACAAGAAGAAATTGAATATGCAAAAGAAAAGGGAATACCAATACCTACTGAAAGTAAAAAATACAGTATTGACGAAAACTTATGGGGTAGAAGTATAGAAGGTAGCGAGTTAGAAAATCCTAATTTTATTCCCCCAGAAGAGATATATGCATGGACTAAAAATCCATTAGAAGATAAAAATGAGGAAATCGTAGAAATTGAGTTTAAAGAAGGAGTTCCAATAAGTATAAATGGAGAAAAATTAGAGCCAGTAGAGTTGATAAAAAAGGCTAATGAAATTGCTGGAAGACATGGAGTTGGAAGAATAGATATTATAGAAGATAGAATTATTGGACTAAAATCAAGAGAAAACTACGAATGTCCAGGGGCTATTTTATTATTAACAACTCACAAAGCTTTAGAGCAGTTAGTTTTAACAAGAGACGAACTTAGATTTAAGGAAATTGTTGATAGTTTATATGGAGAGTTGATTTATAAGGGACTTTGGTTTGACCCTTTAAGAGAAGATTTAGATGCATTTATAGACAAAACTCAAGAAAGAGTTACTGGAACTGTTAAGGTTAAATTATTTGGTGGCTCTGTAAGGGTTGTTAGTAGAGAAAGTCCATACGCTTTATATAGTAAAGAGTTAGTTTCATTCGATGAAAAAGAAATAGACCAAAAAGAACTCGCTGGAATGGTTAAATATCATGGATTGCAAGCAATGTTATACGAGTTAGTGAGATTGTCAAGATAA